One segment of Leptospira kirschneri serovar Cynopteri str. 3522 CT DNA contains the following:
- a CDS encoding TetR/AcrR family transcriptional regulator, protein MIRKKNAKQKETGKSQQTRSLLFKTAILSFQKEGYDETTMRTIAKKAGLAVGASYYHFKTKEEIVLEFYRTTQEEANIQSIEFCKSNSDLKDRIKNIIRFKLGQFIGYEKFLHVLSRSGGDPKHPLSPFSEETKQIREDAISIFRNAISGSKNPFPSDLKEDLPLLFWLFQLGIIYVWLFDDSTHKRKTEFLIDKGLDLIFQLLKLSSLPIFRSVRKSVLSLIDLFKK, encoded by the coding sequence ATGATTCGGAAAAAAAACGCAAAACAAAAAGAGACCGGTAAATCACAACAAACCCGGTCTCTTCTTTTTAAAACTGCAATTTTATCTTTTCAAAAAGAAGGTTATGACGAAACTACGATGCGCACCATCGCCAAAAAAGCTGGCTTGGCAGTAGGAGCGTCTTATTATCATTTTAAAACAAAAGAAGAAATCGTTCTAGAATTCTATAGAACTACTCAAGAAGAAGCGAATATTCAAAGTATTGAATTTTGTAAATCTAACTCTGACCTTAAAGACAGAATTAAAAATATAATTCGATTTAAACTTGGACAATTTATTGGTTACGAAAAATTTTTACACGTTCTTTCTAGAAGCGGCGGAGATCCCAAACACCCTCTTTCTCCGTTTAGCGAGGAAACAAAACAAATTCGAGAAGACGCAATTTCCATTTTTAGGAACGCGATTTCGGGCTCAAAAAATCCTTTTCCTTCCGATCTAAAAGAAGATCTTCCTTTATTATTTTGGCTTTTTCAACTCGGGATCATATACGTTTGGCTTTTTGACGATTCTACTCATAAAAGAAAAACTGAATTTTTAATCGACAAAGGGTTAGATCTAATATTCCAACTTTTGAAACTATCTTCACTTCCAATTTTTAGATCCGTTCGTAAATCGGTTTTATCA
- a CDS encoding ankyrin repeat domain-containing protein — protein MKQIIFGMILFGVTSSTFADSMSDFLKAVRNGDLSQTQKILASKPELLNQKDSRGRSVVFFAIESNDTKMLQYILDKVNDESSSIISDNDYAGDFPIHYAAQFPDSKIIELYYSKYPYSQSLNRHGENALDVAAHYENTAVVSFLNAQGLKHSKPGSGPYTIGLYFGYLIISILMTIWVARTLFHNGRIFLVKMFNGEEKLADSINHLLIVGFYLINIGYISLSLSTEQKPLDLAECIEVLTKKVGIVLLILGAMHFFNLFLFAKFRKKISNTFGES, from the coding sequence ATGAAACAAATCATTTTTGGAATGATATTATTCGGAGTTACGTCTTCAACCTTTGCAGATTCTATGTCCGATTTTTTGAAAGCAGTACGTAATGGAGATCTGTCACAGACTCAGAAAATTCTTGCATCCAAACCGGAATTACTAAATCAAAAGGATAGCAGAGGAAGAAGTGTCGTTTTTTTCGCAATCGAAAGCAATGACACAAAAATGCTTCAATATATCTTAGACAAGGTAAACGACGAATCTTCATCAATAATATCAGATAACGATTACGCAGGGGATTTTCCAATCCACTACGCCGCTCAATTCCCCGATAGTAAAATTATAGAATTATACTATTCTAAATATCCATATTCACAGAGTCTGAATCGTCATGGCGAAAACGCGTTAGACGTGGCCGCTCATTATGAAAATACAGCCGTAGTTTCTTTTTTGAACGCTCAAGGTCTCAAACATTCTAAACCTGGTTCCGGTCCTTATACGATCGGCCTTTATTTCGGATATTTAATCATCAGCATTCTAATGACAATCTGGGTCGCAAGAACTCTCTTTCATAACGGTAGAATTTTTCTTGTAAAAATGTTTAACGGAGAAGAAAAATTAGCGGATTCGATCAATCACCTTTTGATCGTAGGATTTTATCTGATCAACATAGGTTATATTAGTCTTTCTTTGAGCACCGAACAAAAACCTCTGGATTTGGCGGAATGTATTGAAGTCCTGACTAAAAAAGTTGGAATCGTCCTTTTAATCCTGGGAGCGATGCATTTTTTCAATCTATTTTTGTTTGCAAAATTCAGAAAGAAAATCTCAAATACTTTCGGAGAATCTTAA